One genomic region from Macrobrachium rosenbergii isolate ZJJX-2024 chromosome 1, ASM4041242v1, whole genome shotgun sequence encodes:
- the LOC136839384 gene encoding uncharacterized protein, with protein sequence MKADIQSTEEVEENHTMDDIDYVKGEEITPSPPPFIPLPVPSEYFVQWPPPSKQISKPSPVPVPWHPIDLPPGDPKIDSQSLPVPLPGHAPDLYSRDPSLDPLSSPGLGPLPVLVRELDSPDQSRSSPTGVASQPVPELVITSCEPPTPTRTSSSLSQSSADTSMSKDSATPQLTNELKQLQRLVGEPVTNAPASAIKEAELVALRWPPQA encoded by the exons atgaaggcagatatccaaagcactgaagaagtggaagagaaccataccatggATGATattgattatgtcaagggagaagagattactccatctcca cctccattcattccactgccagtgccatcTGAGTACTttgtgcagtggccacctccatccaagcagatttcaaagcccagtcctgtgccagTGCCATGGCACCCaatagatctccctcctggagatcccaaGATTGactcacaatctctgccagtgccac TGCCAGGGCATGCcccagatctctattcaagagatcccagtctggatccactctcttctcccggcttgggtccactaccagtgctggtaagagAGCTGGATTCTCCCGACCAGAGCAGAAGCTCACCCacaggtgtggcctcgcaacccgtaCCTGAGCTGGTCATTACAAGCTGCGAGCCTCCCACACCCACCagaacctcttcctctctttcccagtcctctgcagacacgagtatgagtaaggattctgccacaccTCAACTCACCAATGAGCTCAAGCAACTGCAACGACTTGTGGGAGAGCCTGTAACGAATGCCCCTGCTTCAGCCATCAAAGAAGCTGAACTGGTGGCACTCCGTTGGCCTCCTCAGGCTTAG